CGGGCTTGGCTTCCACATGGACGGCGCGCGCTTCGCCAACGCCGTGGCGCATCTCGGCTGCGATCCGGCCGACCTTACCTGGCGCGCCGGCGTCGACGTGCTGAGCTTCGGCTTCACCAAGAATGGCGGCATGTCCGCCGAGGCGCTGGTGTTCTTCGATCGCACCCGCGCCGAGGGCGTGGCGGAGCGCCGCAAGCGCGCGGGCCACCTGCTCTCCAAGGGGCGTTATCTCGCGGCGCAGATCCATGCGCTGCTTGCCGACGATCTGTGGATCGCCAATGGCCATGCCGCCAACCGCGCCGCGACCACGCTCGCCGAAGCCGCCGCGGGCCGGTTGATCCACCCGGTCGAGGCCAATGAACTGTTCCTGCGGATGACGCCGGACGAAGCGGCGGCGCTCCGCGCACAGGGTTTCGAATTCTATGATTGGGCGGCCGGCGAGATCCGGCTGGTGACGAGCTGGGACCAGCCGGACGCCGAGGTGGCGGCGCTCGCCGCCGCGCTCCGGGCGCTCTGAGGGCGCTGGCGCGATGGAAGCGCCGCTGACGCCCGCGCAACAGGCGCGCAGCCTGGTGCCCTTCGTCACCGTCACCCTGATCTGGAGCTCGACCTGGCTGGTCATCACCGGCCAGCTCGGTCATGTGCCGCCGAGTTGGTCGGTGACCTACCGCTTCGTCGTCGCCGGCATCGCGATGGTCGCCTATGCGCTGGTCCGGCGCGAGTCGCTGTGGCTCACGCCGCGCCAGATCGGTCTCGCCGCGCTGGTCGGCGCGTTCCAGTTCGCCATCAATTTCAACATGCTCTACCGGGCTGAGCAATATATTGCATCAGGGCTGGTGGCGTTGCTGTTCGCGCTGCTGATCGTGCCCAACGCGGTGCTGGCGCGGGTCTTCCTCAAGCAGCAGGTGTCGCTGCGCTTCCTGATCGGGTCGGTGATCGCGATCGGCGGCGTCGCCATATTGTTCGCACACGAGGTGGAGGGCCGCGAC
The window above is part of the Sphingomonas sanxanigenens DSM 19645 = NX02 genome. Proteins encoded here:
- a CDS encoding threonine aldolase family protein — its product is MRFFSDNAASVCQPVLDAMAAANRADTAYDGDSLSRGLDDAFGGLFGTPVTVLWVATGTAANSLALAALCPPYGGVVCHRDAHIQNDECGAPEFFTHGAKLHLAEGDGAKLTPGSVTAVLDAIANDVHRVQPRALSITNATEYGRVYTPDEVAALGSLARARGLGFHMDGARFANAVAHLGCDPADLTWRAGVDVLSFGFTKNGGMSAEALVFFDRTRAEGVAERRKRAGHLLSKGRYLAAQIHALLADDLWIANGHAANRAATTLAEAAAGRLIHPVEANELFLRMTPDEAAALRAQGFEFYDWAAGEIRLVTSWDQPDAEVAALAAALRAL
- a CDS encoding DMT family transporter; protein product: MEAPLTPAQQARSLVPFVTVTLIWSSTWLVITGQLGHVPPSWSVTYRFVVAGIAMVAYALVRRESLWLTPRQIGLAALVGAFQFAINFNMLYRAEQYIASGLVALLFALLIVPNAVLARVFLKQQVSLRFLIGSVIAIGGVAILFAHEVEGRDVDAGTVSMGVGLTLVSVLSASIANVMQAAPAVRAAPLAPMLSWAMMIGAAGCAAYAWATTGAPVFDWRPSYVLGVLYLGVAASTLTFPLYFGVIRAIGPARAAYSSVLIPIVAMALSTLFEGYRWSFQSGLGCVLTLAGLVVALRARSPAA